The following coding sequences lie in one Plasmodium vivax scf_6614 genomic scaffold, whole genome shotgun sequence genomic window:
- a CDS encoding variable surface protein Vir7, putative (encoded by transcript PVX_014625A): MSNYLGDQELSNLHTQYYYGKLDEGWKNCQDYSFYNTAKEKLNEYRVPRDDSDKILKALCYVYRTSSRSEFYSNTCIFLYFWLGDILLKKLTAKEFYSEIILKLFQILKNDNGQVCTNPYPYMHKDDFEKVKLIFDCSEDYKNYSMHYINHNISCNSKYKTYFNTHMNIYGEFYNECEVEEKENKYCEEFKKYFPVRKQNLLSKWKCNLQEIDPRIKNIEEEDEREEEEVHSSPRSTEEGPGSTLSRGFTDVRVPDAGISDARSPYFDGAVSENGSAATLSNDSTTSITSKSITGAVSVAGFLVPSYLMYNYTSAGTWISKLLGRKTRTNFNPYANPELMANFSMPENFYSERSRYNISYGPEMIIPLKKTRNYN, encoded by the exons atgtctAATTATCTTgga GATCAGGAATTAAGCAATTTACATACACAATATTATTATGGTAAATTAGATGAAGGATGGAAAAATTGTCAAGATTATTCATTCTATAATacagcaaaagaaaaattaaatgaatacaGAGTACCTCGAGATGATTCTGATAAAATTCTAAAAGCCTTATGTTATGTATATAGAACGAGTTCAAGAAGTGAATTTTATAGCAATACCTGTATCTTTTTGTACTTTTGGTTAGgcgatatattattaaaaaaattaacggcAAAAGAATTCTATTCAGAAATTATTCTTAAACTTTTCCaaatcttaaaaaatgataatggGCAGGTTTGTACCAATCCTTATCCTTATATGCATAAGGatgattttgaaaaagttaaacTAATTTTTGATTGTTCAGAAgattacaaaaattatagtATGCACTATATTAATCATAATATATCCTGTAATAGTAAATATAAGACTTATTTTAACAcacatatgaatatttatgGCGAGTTTTACAATGAATgcgaagtggaagaaaaagaaaataagtATTgtgaagaatttaaaaagtattttCCTGTTAGGAAGCAAAATCTTTTATCTAAATGGAAATGTAATTTACAAGAAATTGATCCACGTATTAAGAACATAGAAGAAGAGGATGAgagagaggaagaggaagtacATTCATCACCAAGGTCTACAGAGGAAGGACCAGGTTCAACATTATCACGAGGATTTACAGATGTAAGGGTGCCTGATGCAGGAATTTCCGATGCCCGTAGTCCTTATTTCGATGGAGCTGTTTCTGAAAATGGTAGTGCTGCAACTCTTTCAAATGATTCTACCACTTCTATAACATCTAAAAGTATAACTGGTGCTGTATCAGTTGCTGGATTTTTAGTTCCTTCTTATCTTATGTACAAT TATACGTCCGCTGGGACCTGGATAAGCAAATTATTAGGAAGGAAAAcaagaacaaattttaatccGTATGCAAATCCAGAGTTAATGGCAAATTTTTCTATGCCTGAGAATTTCTATTCAGAGAGAAgtagatataatatatcgtATGGTCCTGAAATGATTATCCCTTTAAAAAAGACACgcaattataattaa